In one window of Skermanella rosea DNA:
- a CDS encoding quinoprotein relay system zinc metallohydrolase 2: protein MKVSKAAILLLCLSGTGPAVADPLRVEEVAAGIFVHAGLPEYAGRSNGGDVANMAFVVGTQAVAVIDTGNTPALGRDLREAIRQRTDLPIRYVINTHMHPDHVFGNGAFLDDRPDFVAHADFQGALMARADTYQRRLEEEFGAEEAVRAVLVPPTVTVESTHRIDLGGRTLELTAHPTAHTNNDLTVFDGATGTLFAGDLVFQERLPTVDGSGLGWLRVIDALVQVPARRVVPGHGPASASWPEGAEDTRRYLTTLVGDIRAIQKDGGTIDRASADAAASERGRWSLFDEDNPRNAVTVFAELEWE, encoded by the coding sequence ATGAAGGTATCGAAGGCGGCCATCCTGCTGCTATGCCTGTCCGGCACCGGACCCGCGGTCGCCGATCCCTTGCGCGTGGAGGAGGTGGCCGCCGGGATCTTCGTCCATGCCGGACTGCCGGAATATGCCGGCCGGTCGAACGGCGGCGACGTGGCCAACATGGCGTTCGTCGTCGGGACGCAGGCGGTCGCGGTGATCGATACCGGCAATACGCCCGCCCTGGGCCGGGACCTGCGCGAGGCGATCCGGCAGCGGACGGACCTGCCGATCCGGTACGTGATCAACACCCACATGCATCCGGACCACGTGTTCGGCAACGGCGCCTTCCTCGACGACCGCCCGGACTTCGTCGCCCATGCCGATTTCCAGGGCGCCCTGATGGCCCGTGCCGACACCTACCAGCGGCGCCTGGAGGAGGAATTCGGCGCGGAGGAGGCGGTCCGTGCCGTCCTGGTCCCTCCGACCGTCACGGTCGAATCCACTCACCGGATCGACCTGGGAGGCCGCACCCTGGAGCTGACGGCCCACCCGACCGCCCATACCAACAACGACCTGACGGTGTTCGATGGCGCGACCGGCACGCTGTTCGCGGGCGACCTGGTGTTCCAGGAGAGGCTGCCCACGGTCGACGGCAGCGGGCTCGGATGGCTCCGGGTGATCGACGCCCTGGTCCAGGTGCCGGCCCGGCGGGTCGTGCCGGGCCACGGGCCGGCGTCTGCCTCCTGGCCGGAGGGTGCGGAAGACACCCGCCGCTACCTGACCACGCTGGTCGGGGACATCCGCGCCATCCAGAAGGACGGCGGCACCATCGACCGGGCGTCGGCCGATGCCGCCGCGTCGGAACGCGGGCGCTGGAGCCTGTTCGACGAGGACAACCCCCGGAATGCGGTGACCGTGTTCGCCGAGCTGGAGTGGGAATAG
- a CDS encoding Tim44 domain-containing protein, which produces MTQNRKPRRTQALIALAAVLTLVATSVDARPGRSSNLGSRGARTYEAPAPTNTAPRTAAPLERSATERPTAGQPGAAAGLQRPATPANRGFFGGLAGGLLGAGLIGMLLGGGFFGGLGGFASILGFLLQVALIGGLIWLAIRFFRSRNQPAYAGAGNSGGRGPLGQGPLNRNAAPGGYARTGAGLGGGARTAKTPKTPKGVDGIGIGPADYEAFERLLRDIQTGYGREDRAALRSLTTPEMASYFAEELDANAARGVVNRIEDVRLLQGDLSEAWREGAVDYATVAMRYSLVDYTVDRVGDSVVDGDRTKPTEAVEVWTFRRPAGGGWVLSAIQQA; this is translated from the coding sequence ATGACCCAGAACAGAAAGCCCAGGCGAACCCAGGCGCTCATCGCCCTTGCCGCCGTCCTGACGCTCGTCGCGACATCGGTCGACGCCCGCCCTGGGCGGAGTAGCAACCTAGGCAGCCGGGGTGCCCGCACCTACGAAGCTCCCGCACCGACCAACACGGCCCCGCGCACCGCCGCCCCGCTGGAGCGCTCGGCGACCGAACGCCCGACCGCGGGGCAGCCCGGCGCGGCCGCCGGGCTTCAGCGTCCGGCAACGCCCGCCAACCGCGGCTTCTTCGGCGGCCTCGCCGGCGGTCTGCTCGGGGCCGGCCTGATCGGCATGCTCCTCGGGGGCGGCTTCTTCGGCGGTTTGGGCGGCTTCGCGTCGATCCTCGGATTCCTGCTCCAGGTGGCGCTGATCGGCGGACTGATCTGGCTGGCGATCCGCTTTTTCAGGAGCCGCAACCAGCCGGCCTATGCCGGGGCCGGCAATTCCGGCGGCCGCGGCCCGCTGGGCCAGGGGCCGTTGAACCGGAACGCGGCGCCGGGCGGATATGCCCGGACCGGCGCGGGCCTCGGCGGTGGAGCCCGGACGGCCAAGACGCCCAAGACGCCCAAGGGAGTCGACGGCATCGGAATCGGACCGGCCGACTACGAGGCGTTCGAGCGGTTGCTGCGCGATATCCAGACCGGTTACGGACGTGAGGACCGGGCGGCCCTGCGCTCGCTGACCACGCCGGAGATGGCCTCCTACTTCGCCGAGGAACTGGACGCCAACGCGGCGCGCGGCGTCGTCAACCGGATCGAGGATGTCCGCCTGCTCCAGGGTGACCTGTCCGAGGCCTGGCGCGAGGGAGCCGTGGACTACGCCACGGTCGCGATGCGCTATTCGCTGGTGGACTACACGGTCGATCGGGTCGGCGATTCCGTGGTGGACGGCGACCGCACCAAGCCGACCGAGGCCGTCGAGGTCTGGACCTTCCGGCGCCCGGCCGGCGGCGGCTGGGTTCTCTCGGCGATACAGCAGGCCTAA
- a CDS encoding RNA polymerase sigma factor region1.1 domain-containing protein, translating into MATVDHSFPVLRLLDIGNRHGNVTIAELDRLLPIDGVDTRDADRILDVLRSRGVSIVLARSTAANGDFNLLEDDRIIYPR; encoded by the coding sequence GTGGCTACTGTCGATCATAGCTTTCCTGTCTTGCGGCTGCTGGATATCGGAAACCGGCACGGCAACGTTACGATCGCGGAACTGGACAGGCTGCTCCCGATAGACGGCGTCGATACCAGGGACGCCGACCGGATCCTGGATGTGCTCCGCAGCCGGGGGGTCAGCATCGTCCTGGCACGGTCGACCGCGGCGAACGGGGACTTCAACCTGCTGGAAGACGACCGGATCATCTATCCGCGCTAG
- a CDS encoding sugar transferase, whose protein sequence is MSVMEAGDRDAAMPATVPIAARRSAGCGPAKRLLDIAVAAMLLGLLAPLLLLIGLAVRLETRGPALFRQRRCGAGTGIFSALKFRTMHVDAEARLDRLLAADPVLRSEYLRHHKLHHDPRVTRVGRLLRRTSLDELPQLWNVLAGDMSLVGPRPYMPSELAAHPGARAAIARVKPGITGLWQVSGRHRTTFEDRIRLDLAYVEGRSFRQDMAILRRTIAVIVRADGI, encoded by the coding sequence ATGTCCGTGATGGAAGCCGGGGATCGGGATGCGGCGATGCCCGCGACGGTGCCGATTGCCGCCCGGCGGTCGGCGGGATGCGGTCCGGCGAAGCGCCTGCTGGACATCGCGGTCGCGGCGATGCTGCTGGGCCTGCTGGCGCCGTTGCTGCTGCTGATCGGGCTGGCGGTGAGGCTGGAGACGCGGGGCCCGGCCCTGTTCCGGCAGCGGCGCTGCGGTGCCGGGACGGGAATCTTCAGCGCGCTGAAGTTCCGCACCATGCATGTCGATGCGGAAGCCCGCCTGGACAGGCTGCTGGCGGCGGATCCGGTCCTGAGGAGCGAGTACCTGCGGCATCACAAGCTGCATCACGATCCTCGGGTGACCCGGGTCGGCCGCCTGCTCCGCCGGACCAGCCTGGACGAGCTGCCGCAGCTCTGGAACGTGCTGGCAGGCGACATGAGCCTGGTCGGCCCGCGCCCCTATATGCCCAGCGAACTGGCGGCTCATCCGGGAGCCCGCGCCGCGATCGCCCGCGTCAAACCCGGGATCACCGGGCTGTGGCAGGTATCCGGGCGTCACCGCACGACTTTCGAGGACCGCATCCGGCTCGATCTCGCCTATGTGGAGGGAAGGTCGTTCCGGCAGGACATGGCGATACTCCGGCGCACCATCGCGGTGATCGTGCGGGCGGACGGCATCTGA
- a CDS encoding Gas vesicle protein V has protein sequence MSKYEEQAYRVGGGKPNPNAKPNVPLLKSQLARLKHDLAQFIARKPDGSVIAPLKERIREMEATIASAEAENKRERQSARNPDDDEDGGARQEIRSTSSRFPPRGRPGRSGY, from the coding sequence GTGAGCAAATACGAGGAGCAAGCCTACCGTGTCGGCGGTGGGAAGCCCAATCCCAACGCCAAGCCCAACGTGCCGCTTTTGAAGAGCCAGCTCGCCAGATTGAAGCACGATCTCGCACAGTTCATCGCCCGCAAACCGGACGGCTCGGTGATCGCCCCCCTGAAGGAGCGCATCAGGGAAATGGAGGCGACCATCGCCAGCGCGGAGGCCGAGAACAAGCGGGAAAGGCAGTCCGCGCGCAATCCCGACGATGACGAGGACGGCGGCGCCCGGCAGGAAATCCGGTCGACGTCGAGCCGCTTCCCGCCCCGTGGCCGGCCCGGACGCTCCGGCTACTGA
- a CDS encoding quinoprotein dehydrogenase-associated SoxYZ-like carrier — protein MSARASRLATLLGSSLAALLITVGPVPAQTRPSDAKPDDYARWESVREVYFPDRKIEDGSAFLSLEAPYRAQDAALVPITMKASIPEDAGWSIRTLTLLIDGNPVPLAGKFHLYDDRKALEISTRVRVNEYTLIHAVAETSDGRLLSAERYVKAAGGCSAPAMKDPQQALARLGRMKLNLPQSVPADSPVTAQLLVSHPNHSGMQFDQISRTYVPPYFVRSIKVSYDGKPVMDVETDISLSEDPSLHFTFQPKGPGELDVRVTDSKDQVYTGDWQVTPQPAS, from the coding sequence ATGTCCGCACGAGCTTCGCGTCTGGCAACCCTGCTGGGGTCGTCCCTGGCCGCCCTGCTGATCACCGTCGGCCCGGTGCCGGCGCAAACCCGGCCGAGCGACGCCAAGCCCGACGATTACGCCCGCTGGGAGAGCGTGAGGGAAGTCTATTTTCCCGACCGTAAGATCGAGGACGGCAGCGCGTTCCTGTCGCTGGAGGCGCCGTACCGGGCGCAGGACGCGGCGCTCGTCCCGATCACCATGAAGGCTTCGATCCCGGAGGATGCCGGCTGGTCGATCCGGACGCTGACCCTGCTGATCGACGGCAACCCCGTGCCGCTGGCCGGCAAGTTCCACCTGTACGACGACCGCAAGGCGCTGGAGATCAGCACGCGGGTCCGGGTCAACGAATACACCCTGATCCATGCCGTGGCCGAGACCAGCGACGGCCGCCTGCTGAGCGCGGAACGCTACGTCAAGGCGGCGGGGGGCTGCTCGGCTCCGGCCATGAAGGACCCCCAGCAGGCGCTGGCCCGGCTGGGCAGGATGAAGCTGAACCTGCCGCAGTCGGTCCCGGCGGACTCGCCGGTGACGGCTCAGCTCCTGGTCAGCCATCCGAACCACAGCGGCATGCAGTTCGACCAGATCTCGCGCACCTACGTGCCGCCCTATTTCGTCCGGTCGATCAAGGTCAGCTATGACGGCAAGCCCGTGATGGACGTGGAGACCGACATCTCGCTGAGCGAGGACCCGAGCCTGCACTTCACGTTCCAGCCGAAGGGGCCCGGGGAACTGGACGTCAGGGTGACCGACAGCAAGGACCAGGTCTATACCGGGGATTGGCAGGTCACGCCGCAGCCGGCGAGCTGA
- a CDS encoding GntP family permease produces MVGLFGIILSLVLLMYLAYRGITVLVLAPLLAAMAVLFAGDLPLLATYTQVFMTAAGRFVTTYFPLFLLGALFGKLMDDSGSARTIAHWIVEKLGAERSILAVVLACGILTYGGVSLFVVAFAVYPIAVALFREAQIPKRLIPGAIALGSFTFTMTALPGTPAIQNLIPMPYFGTDAFAAPGLGLLAAAIMLVGGTAWLTWRHHRAHAAGEGYGTHPDDPRPEPRARSVGAMALDRDEVAAPGILVAVLPIVLVIALNYAFTNFLIPTWETGYLAEPKYGSTTVAKVQGTWAIIIALIVSSVAVVALNWRVLRDRVVASINEGSLGSLLPIFNTASEVGYGAVIASLAAFTILRDFVLNLSPDNPLISLAVAVNVLAGVTGSASGGMSIALETLGSTYAQLGQAAGISPELLHRITAISSGGFDALPHNGAVITLLAICKLTHRQSYVDILMVAVAIPVTSLIIIIALGTMFGSF; encoded by the coding sequence ATGGTAGGCCTTTTCGGCATCATACTATCTCTTGTATTGCTTATGTATCTGGCATACAGAGGCATCACGGTTCTCGTGCTTGCGCCTTTGCTTGCCGCCATGGCCGTTCTTTTCGCCGGCGATCTGCCGCTTCTGGCCACATATACGCAGGTCTTCATGACCGCGGCGGGCCGTTTCGTCACCACCTATTTCCCGCTGTTCCTGCTCGGCGCCCTGTTCGGCAAGCTGATGGACGACAGCGGGTCCGCCCGGACCATCGCGCACTGGATCGTCGAGAAACTGGGAGCCGAGCGCTCCATCCTGGCCGTGGTCCTGGCTTGCGGGATCCTGACCTATGGCGGCGTCTCGCTGTTCGTCGTCGCCTTCGCCGTCTATCCGATCGCCGTGGCCCTGTTCCGCGAGGCGCAGATCCCCAAGCGCCTGATCCCCGGTGCCATCGCGCTGGGTTCCTTCACCTTCACCATGACGGCGCTGCCCGGCACCCCGGCGATCCAAAACCTGATCCCGATGCCCTATTTCGGCACCGACGCCTTCGCCGCCCCCGGCCTCGGCCTGCTGGCCGCCGCGATCATGCTGGTCGGCGGCACCGCTTGGCTGACCTGGCGCCACCACCGCGCCCATGCCGCCGGCGAGGGGTACGGCACCCATCCCGACGATCCCCGCCCGGAACCGCGCGCCCGCTCGGTCGGCGCCATGGCGCTCGACCGGGACGAGGTCGCGGCGCCCGGCATCCTGGTCGCCGTGCTGCCGATCGTGCTAGTCATCGCGCTGAACTATGCCTTCACGAACTTCCTGATCCCGACCTGGGAAACCGGCTACCTGGCCGAACCCAAGTACGGTTCGACCACCGTCGCCAAGGTCCAGGGCACCTGGGCGATCATCATCGCCCTGATCGTCAGCAGCGTCGCCGTCGTCGCGCTCAACTGGCGCGTCCTGCGCGACCGGGTCGTCGCCTCGATCAACGAGGGCAGCCTGGGCTCCCTGCTGCCGATCTTCAACACGGCGTCGGAAGTGGGCTACGGCGCCGTCATCGCCTCCCTGGCCGCCTTCACCATCCTGCGCGACTTCGTGCTCAACCTGTCGCCCGACAACCCGCTGATCTCGCTGGCGGTCGCGGTCAACGTGCTGGCCGGCGTCACCGGATCGGCCTCGGGCGGCATGAGCATCGCGCTGGAGACGCTCGGCAGCACCTATGCCCAACTCGGACAGGCGGCGGGCATCAGCCCGGAACTGCTGCACCGTATCACCGCCATATCGTCGGGCGGGTTCGACGCCCTGCCCCATAACGGCGCCGTCATCACGCTGCTGGCGATCTGCAAGCTGACCCATCGGCAGTCCTACGTGGACATCCTGATGGTCGCGGTCGCCATCCCGGTGACGTCGCTGATCATCATCATCGCCCTGGGCACGATGTTCGGTTCGTTCTGA
- a CDS encoding DUF3280 domain-containing protein, which produces MSRLIPLLIALLTAAMPAVAAPLPAAVFEFELVDTSGEGRSPAQEQRIVATTEALRRELAETGLYAPLDLAPAAGRIDDHLSCEQCLLDIARDMGGQVAVIGKVNKISTLILSMDIVVRDLADGKVIARGTADIRGDNDRAWLRGMQWLVEHRIAPQGAVGEERAPR; this is translated from the coding sequence ATGTCACGGCTGATTCCGCTGCTGATCGCACTCCTGACGGCGGCCATGCCGGCCGTCGCGGCACCCTTGCCCGCCGCGGTCTTCGAGTTCGAGCTGGTCGATACCAGCGGCGAAGGACGATCGCCGGCCCAGGAGCAGCGGATCGTTGCCACGACCGAGGCGCTGCGCCGCGAACTTGCCGAGACCGGCCTCTATGCTCCGCTGGACCTCGCTCCCGCGGCCGGCCGGATCGACGATCACCTGTCCTGCGAACAGTGCCTGCTGGATATCGCGCGGGACATGGGCGGCCAAGTGGCGGTCATCGGCAAGGTCAACAAGATCAGCACGCTGATCCTCAGCATGGACATCGTCGTGCGCGACCTCGCGGACGGCAAGGTGATCGCCCGCGGCACCGCGGACATCCGGGGTGACAACGACCGCGCTTGGCTGCGCGGCATGCAATGGCTGGTGGAGCACAGGATCGCCCCCCAAGGGGCCGTCGGGGAGGAGCGTGCGCCCCGATGA
- a CDS encoding sigma-54-dependent Fis family transcriptional regulator: protein MLSPAERLRQARIVLQDRGIASPDLLAPEIRQSWDRCLEAGLEPNRSPELLYAAGTLLEEARERHELTRRLALAEMHNLYHQISGSNFMIALGDPGGMVLDTITDDTFRTTADAKNIRAGGLWGELHQGTNALGLAAAMRAPVTVHGPEHFFTTYGGLTCNAAPIFGPTGEIAAVLDASSDCRSRQRHTMALVKMSVRQIENGLFREAYRDHLVLIFHTRAEYLRTLSAGLLAVDGEGRVLAANRQAQFFLQGLPARPGHHFAELFRTGFHRFLDEGHRRDRVRLEDHEGSSYVVAIDNLRHACPIHARKDRGTPGAKPGFIAEDPAVRAAMRQVSGAAARGVPILIRGATGTGKELMARHAHAASGRSGAFVPVNCAALPESLVEAELFGHAEGAFTGARRGGARGLVVEADGGTLFLDEIGDMPLPVQGSLLRLLDDWTVRPVGGGTRRKVDLQLVAATNVDLAEAVGAGRFRADLFYRLDMVAVELPPLAGRSDFAAIARHLLRAIDPGCTITDAALEALAGRPWPGNIRELRGALTRLAIAVGERGLIDADHVGAPRTRPAPSPSTLERAVIDRVVATWEQTGGNVAETARRLGITRNTVYKKLRNR from the coding sequence ATGCTCTCGCCCGCGGAGCGCCTGAGGCAGGCGCGCATCGTGCTCCAGGACCGGGGCATCGCCTCGCCGGACCTGCTCGCCCCGGAGATCCGGCAATCCTGGGACCGCTGCCTGGAGGCCGGGCTTGAGCCCAACCGCTCGCCGGAGCTTCTATACGCCGCCGGCACCCTGCTGGAGGAGGCGCGGGAGCGGCACGAGCTGACCCGACGGCTGGCGTTGGCCGAGATGCACAACCTCTATCATCAGATCTCCGGCTCGAACTTCATGATCGCGTTGGGCGACCCCGGGGGCATGGTGCTGGACACGATCACGGACGACACCTTCCGCACCACGGCCGACGCCAAGAACATCCGGGCCGGCGGGTTGTGGGGCGAGCTGCACCAGGGCACCAACGCCCTCGGGCTGGCGGCGGCCATGCGGGCGCCGGTGACGGTCCATGGCCCGGAGCATTTCTTCACCACCTATGGCGGATTGACCTGCAACGCGGCGCCGATCTTCGGCCCGACCGGAGAGATCGCCGCCGTGCTGGACGCGTCGAGCGACTGCCGATCCCGCCAGCGGCACACCATGGCGCTGGTCAAGATGTCGGTCCGCCAGATCGAGAACGGGCTGTTCCGCGAAGCGTACCGGGACCATCTCGTCCTGATCTTCCACACGAGGGCCGAATATCTGCGCACGCTGAGCGCCGGCCTGCTGGCGGTGGACGGGGAGGGCAGGGTCCTGGCCGCCAACCGGCAGGCGCAGTTCTTCCTCCAGGGGCTGCCGGCCCGACCCGGACACCATTTCGCGGAGCTGTTCCGGACCGGCTTCCACCGGTTCCTGGACGAGGGGCATCGCCGGGACCGTGTGCGATTGGAGGACCACGAGGGCAGCAGCTACGTCGTGGCGATCGACAACCTGCGCCATGCCTGCCCGATCCACGCGCGCAAGGACCGGGGGACGCCCGGCGCCAAGCCCGGCTTCATCGCCGAGGACCCTGCCGTCAGGGCGGCGATGCGGCAGGTGTCCGGTGCCGCGGCGCGGGGGGTGCCGATCCTGATCCGGGGTGCCACCGGGACCGGCAAGGAACTGATGGCCCGCCACGCCCATGCCGCCAGCGGCCGTTCCGGCGCCTTCGTGCCGGTGAACTGCGCGGCGCTGCCGGAGAGCCTGGTGGAGGCCGAACTGTTCGGCCATGCAGAGGGCGCCTTCACGGGGGCCCGCCGGGGCGGCGCCCGGGGACTGGTCGTCGAGGCGGACGGCGGCACCCTGTTCCTGGACGAGATCGGGGACATGCCGCTGCCGGTGCAGGGAAGCCTGCTGCGGCTGCTCGACGACTGGACGGTCCGTCCGGTCGGCGGCGGGACGCGCAGGAAGGTGGATCTCCAGCTCGTCGCCGCGACCAACGTGGATCTGGCGGAGGCGGTGGGTGCCGGGCGCTTCCGGGCCGACCTGTTCTACCGGCTCGACATGGTGGCGGTGGAACTGCCGCCCCTGGCCGGCCGGTCCGATTTCGCGGCCATCGCCCGCCACCTGCTGCGGGCGATCGATCCCGGCTGCACCATCACGGACGCGGCGCTGGAGGCGCTGGCCGGGCGACCCTGGCCCGGCAACATCCGCGAACTGCGCGGGGCGCTGACCCGGCTCGCCATCGCGGTCGGAGAGCGGGGCCTGATCGATGCCGACCATGTCGGGGCGCCCCGGACCCGTCCCGCGCCGTCACCCTCGACGCTGGAGCGGGCGGTGATCGACCGTGTCGTCGCGACTTGGGAGCAGACCGGCGGCAACGTCGCCGAAACCGCCCGCCGCCTGGGCATCACCCGCAACACGGTCTACAAGAAGCTTCGGAATCGCTGA
- a CDS encoding S-(hydroxymethyl)glutathione dehydrogenase/class III alcohol dehydrogenase, whose protein sequence is MDVRAAVAFEAGKPLSIETVQLEGPRAGEVLVEIKATGVCHTDAYTLSGADSEGKFPCILGHEGAGVVVDVGPGVTSLKKGDHVIPLYTPECRQCEYCLSQRTNLCQAIRETQGRGVMPDGTSRFSLNGKPIWHYMGTSTFANYTVAPEIALAKIREDAPFDKVCYIGCGVTTGLGAVIWTAKVHPGANVVVFGLGGIGLNVIQGARMVGANMIVGVDINPSRREMAEKFGMTHFVNPKEVEGDLVPYLVNLTKGGADYSFECIGNINTMRQALECCHKGWGISTIIGVAPSGAEISTRPFQLVTGRVWKGSAFGGARGRTDVPKIVDWYMDGKINIDDLITHVVPLEQINDTFDLMHEGKSIRSVVTF, encoded by the coding sequence ATGGACGTACGTGCTGCCGTAGCCTTCGAGGCCGGCAAACCACTCAGCATTGAGACAGTACAGTTGGAAGGCCCCCGGGCCGGCGAAGTGCTGGTCGAGATCAAGGCCACCGGCGTCTGTCACACCGACGCCTACACGCTCTCGGGCGCCGACAGCGAGGGCAAGTTTCCCTGCATCCTGGGCCACGAAGGTGCCGGCGTCGTGGTCGACGTGGGGCCGGGGGTCACCAGCCTGAAGAAGGGCGACCACGTCATTCCGCTCTACACGCCGGAATGCCGCCAGTGCGAATACTGCCTGAGCCAGCGGACCAACCTGTGCCAGGCGATCCGCGAAACCCAGGGCCGCGGCGTGATGCCGGACGGAACCAGCCGGTTCTCGCTGAACGGCAAGCCGATCTGGCACTACATGGGCACCTCGACCTTCGCCAACTACACCGTGGCGCCCGAGATCGCGCTGGCCAAGATCCGCGAGGACGCCCCGTTCGACAAGGTCTGCTACATCGGCTGCGGCGTCACGACCGGCCTCGGCGCCGTGATCTGGACCGCCAAGGTCCATCCCGGCGCCAACGTGGTCGTGTTCGGCCTGGGCGGCATCGGGTTGAACGTGATCCAGGGTGCCCGGATGGTCGGGGCCAACATGATCGTCGGCGTCGACATCAACCCGTCGCGCCGCGAGATGGCCGAGAAGTTCGGGATGACCCATTTCGTCAACCCGAAGGAAGTCGAAGGGGACCTCGTCCCCTACCTGGTCAACCTGACCAAGGGCGGGGCCGACTACAGCTTCGAATGCATCGGCAACATCAATACGATGCGCCAGGCATTGGAATGCTGCCACAAGGGCTGGGGCATCTCGACCATCATCGGCGTCGCCCCGTCCGGTGCCGAGATCTCGACCCGGCCGTTCCAGCTGGTGACCGGCCGCGTGTGGAAGGGCAGCGCCTTCGGCGGTGCGCGCGGGCGGACCGACGTGCCGAAGATCGTCGATTGGTACATGGACGGCAAGATCAACATCGACGACCTGATCACCCATGTCGTGCCGCTGGAGCAGATCAACGACACCTTCGACCTGATGCACGAAGGCAAGTCGATCCGTTCGGTCGTCACCTTCTGA
- a CDS encoding NAD(P)-dependent alcohol dehydrogenase, with translation MKAAVLYEFDPSLTSPQFVRYEEVPDPKIEKTTDVIVRIGGAGVCRTDLHIVEGIWRSKVDVQLPYIMGHENAGWVEEVGKGVEGIKVGDPVICHPLVTSGHCLACRRGDDMHATDSKFPGINANGGYAEYLLTGVRSLIKLPSSLTPKDVAPYTDAGLTAYRAAKKASRHLLPGEYAVVIGVGGLGHIGVQVLAALCAAEIIAVDRSDMALGLAKECGAHHLVKSDGTEVEQILALTGGRGAEAVIDFVGEGDAVEKGLAMTRNAGFYYIVGYGGKVEIPTIEMITSEKTIVGNLVGTYPELVELMALADRGLVKLATREYRLEQANEALHDLHHGKVKGRAVLIP, from the coding sequence ATGAAGGCGGCCGTGCTCTACGAATTCGACCCGTCGCTCACCAGCCCGCAGTTCGTCCGGTACGAGGAGGTCCCCGATCCGAAGATCGAGAAGACCACCGACGTGATCGTGCGCATCGGCGGCGCCGGCGTCTGCCGGACCGACCTGCACATCGTGGAAGGTATCTGGCGCAGCAAGGTCGATGTCCAGCTTCCCTACATCATGGGCCATGAGAACGCAGGATGGGTCGAGGAGGTCGGCAAGGGCGTCGAGGGCATCAAGGTCGGCGACCCCGTTATCTGCCACCCGCTGGTGACCAGCGGCCACTGCCTTGCCTGCCGGCGCGGCGACGACATGCACGCGACCGACAGCAAGTTCCCCGGCATCAACGCCAACGGCGGCTATGCCGAGTACCTGCTGACCGGCGTCCGATCCCTGATCAAGCTGCCGTCCAGCCTGACGCCCAAGGACGTCGCTCCCTATACCGACGCGGGCCTGACCGCCTACCGGGCCGCCAAGAAGGCGTCGCGCCACCTGCTGCCCGGCGAATACGCCGTCGTGATCGGCGTCGGCGGGCTGGGCCATATCGGCGTCCAGGTGCTGGCCGCCCTGTGCGCCGCCGAGATCATCGCGGTGGACCGCTCGGACATGGCGCTTGGCCTCGCGAAGGAGTGCGGCGCGCATCATCTGGTGAAGTCCGACGGCACCGAGGTCGAGCAGATCCTGGCCCTGACCGGTGGCCGAGGGGCCGAGGCGGTGATCGACTTCGTCGGCGAGGGCGACGCGGTCGAGAAGGGTCTCGCCATGACCCGCAACGCCGGCTTCTATTACATCGTCGGCTATGGCGGGAAGGTGGAGATCCCGACGATCGAGATGATCACGTCGGAGAAGACCATCGTCGGCAACCTGGTCGGGACATATCCCGAACTGGTCGAACTGATGGCCCTGGCCGACCGCGGCCTGGTCAAGCTGGCGACCCGCGAGTACCGGCTGGAGCAGGCCAACGAGGCGCTGCACGACCTGCACCACGGCAAGGTCAAGGGCCGTGCCGTCCTAATACCCTGA
- a CDS encoding NADPH-dependent FMN reductase → MTEQQTPLRIVGISGSLRKASLNSAALRAARDLAPPGVTIEIFDIADIPLYNDDIRTENGYPAPVQALRDALKGADGILFSTPEYNYSVPGVLKNAIDWASRPPEQPFDAKPIAMMGASPGVLGTVRAQTHLRQFFTYLNGFVLNRPEVMIGQANSKFDPEGRLTDQGTIDFLKGFLASFADHIRYHQRAKSRH, encoded by the coding sequence ATGACCGAACAACAGACGCCGCTGCGTATCGTCGGGATTTCCGGCAGTCTGCGCAAGGCTTCCCTCAACTCCGCCGCCCTGCGCGCCGCGCGCGATCTCGCCCCGCCCGGCGTGACGATCGAGATCTTCGACATCGCGGACATCCCGCTCTACAACGACGATATCAGGACCGAGAACGGATACCCGGCACCGGTCCAGGCCCTGCGAGATGCCCTGAAGGGCGCGGACGGCATCCTGTTCTCGACTCCGGAGTATAATTACTCGGTGCCCGGGGTGCTGAAGAACGCGATCGACTGGGCCTCGCGGCCGCCGGAACAGCCGTTCGACGCGAAGCCGATCGCGATGATGGGCGCCAGTCCCGGCGTTCTCGGCACCGTGCGCGCGCAGACCCACCTGCGCCAGTTCTTCACGTACCTGAACGGATTCGTGCTGAATCGCCCCGAGGTGATGATCGGGCAGGCCAATTCCAAGTTCGATCCGGAGGGACGGCTGACCGATCAGGGCACAATCGACTTCCTCAAGGGCTTCCTGGCCTCCTTCGCCGATCACATTCGTTACCACCAACGTGCTAAATCAAGGCATTAG